One Brassica napus cultivar Da-Ae chromosome C2, Da-Ae, whole genome shotgun sequence DNA window includes the following coding sequences:
- the LOC125581287 gene encoding protein TIC 40, chloroplastic-like, giving the protein MENLTLLSSSSSSPKLSIGCNFTSSLKTPVGFSRRTPKITLRCSKTSASAQSQSPEKAGETVVVKHRRSKAFASIFSTSRDQQTPSVAYPSAAVPPPSSSSTIGSPLFWIGVGVGLSALFSWATSNLKKYAMQTAMKTMMNQMNTQNSQFNNPGFPTGPGSAGSPFPFPFPPQTTPTPSPFQSQSQSSSATVDVTATKVDTPPSTKPQPTPVKNIEVDKPSVVLEENKPKKEEKNYAFEDVSPEETAKESPFSNYAEVSETSAPKEARLFEDVLQNGSAPANGSTASEVFQSLGAGKGGAGLSVEALEKMMEDPTVQKMVYPHLPEEMRNPETFKWMLQNPQYRQQLQDMLNNMSGSGEWDKRMTETLKNFDLNSPEVKQQFDQIGLTPEEVISKIMQNPDVAMAFQNPRVQAALMECSENPMNIMKYQNDKEVMDVFNKISQLFPGMTG; this is encoded by the exons ATGGAGAACCTAACCCTACtttcctcttcatcttcttccccaaAGCTCTCAATCGGATGCAATTTCACTTCCTCGCTTAAAACCCCAGTAGGGTTCTCCCGCCGGACTCCTAAAATCACCCTCCGCTGCTCAAAAACCTCTGCCTCCGCGCAATCTCAATCTCCGGAGAAAGCTGGAGAAACTG TGGTTGTGAAGCACAGGAGGAGCAAAGCTTTTGCGAGTATTTTTTCTACGAGCCGTGATCAGCAGACACCCTCTGTTGCTTATCCTAGCGCAGCAGTGCCACCACCATCTTCATCATCAACCAT AGGATCACCACTTTTCTGGATTGGTGTTGGTGTTGGCCTATCAGCTTTGTTCTCATGG GCTACTTCAAACTTAAAG AAATATGCAATGCAAACAGCTATGAAGACAATGATGAACCAGATGAACACGCAGAACAGCCAGTTTAACAATCCTGGATTCCCGACAGGACCAGGATCAGCAGGATCACCTTTTCCGTTTCCATTTCCTCCTCAGACAACTCCTACTCCCTCGCCGTTCCAATCTCAATCCCAGTCTTCAAGTGCTACCGTTGATGTGACAGCAACAAAAGTAGATACACCTCCTTCGACTAAGCCGCAACCTACGCCTGTAAAGAACATAGAAGTGGATAAGCCAAGTGTTGTTTTAGAGGAAAACAAAcccaagaaagaagaaaagaattaCG CCTTTGAGGATGTTTCCCCGGAGGAAACTGCTAAGGAAAGTCCATTTAGCAACTATGCAGAAGTTTCTGAAACCAGTGCTCCCAAGGAAGCTCGCTTATTTGAGGAt GTTTTGCAAAATGGATCTGCTCCGGCTAATGGTTCTACTGCTTCAGAGGTTTTTCAATCTTTGG GCGCTGGGAAAGGAGGGGCTGGTTTGTCTGTAGAAGCTTTAGAGAAAATGATGGAAGATCCAACAGTTCAGAAGATGGTTTACCC ACATTTGCCTGAGGAGATGAGGAATCCAGAAACTTTCAAAT GGATGCTTCAAAATCCTCAATACCGTCAACAGCTACAGGACATGTT GAATAATATGAGTGGGAGTGGTGAATGGGACAAGAGAATGACGGAGACCTTAAAGAACTTCGACCTGAACAGTCCTGAAGTGAAGCAACAGTTTG ATCAAATAGGACTGACACCAGAAGAAGTCATCTCTAAGATAATGCAGAACCCTGACGTTGCAATGGCATTCCAGAATCCTAGAGTCCAAGCAGCGTTAATGGAA TGTTCAGAGAACCCAATGAACATCATGAAGTACCAAAACGACAAAGAG GTAATGGATGTGTTCAACAAGATTTCGCAGCTCTTCCCAGGAATGACGGGTTGA
- the LOC106423638 gene encoding DNA repair protein RAD4-like, whose amino-acid sequence MKPLIKTKDSKLSAASRAAVNKVLDRINARGNKKSDDTAQNCDSAKLDKGKQTVTDNDLQDRERGQFGYCDDDEEMNDSDWEDCPIPSPAKSVDVEVDDNKDLTIELDDLPPDDKRQKNTYRATGQDKERAELVHKVHLLCLLARGRIVDNACNDPLIQASLLSLLPSYLTKIPNLGKVTVRDVAPLLRWVRGNFAVRCTPSSEKSFRTSLAFALESRRGTSEELGALSVALLRALKLTTRFVSILDVASLKPGADKDESPGPKKAKTKHGIFRNSTLMVPKHQAISSHPNKSSEPQHENPLGSDQLQDTKANSSCEAGTSSKSDGTRRRGDVEFEMQLAMALAATATVNNNQQRTEATEKKKTTKASDGLSIPDQVMSTAFGSKKVDSPLCWAEVYCNGENMDGRWVHVDALNGTIDAEQNVEAAASACKMFLRYVVAFSGGGAKDVTRRYCTKWHTISSKRVNSSWWDMVLAPLRELEAASSLIRLANRASSSSFGVRTAVEDIELATRALTEPLPTNQQAYKSHELYAIEKWLHKNQILHPKGPVLGFCAGHSVYPRTCVQTLRTKESWLRDGLQLKANEVPLKILKRNAKVKKVKDFGDGNKDSEDGSRCMELYGKWQMEPLCLPHAVNGIVPKNERGQVDVWSEKCLPPGTVHLRFPRIFSIAKRFGIDYAPAMVGFEYKSGRATPVFEGIVVCTEFKDTILEAYAEEREMREEEERKRNEAQAASRWYQLLSSILTRERLKNRYANNSEDDVVKTRSLETKPETVVREENVKTPKKQGGVKRGRSGGRKSRSEDENREHGDGEGDEHEHVFLDEEETFDEKTSVKTKRCKCGFSVQVEQM is encoded by the exons atgaagcCTCTAATTAAAACTAAGGATAGTAAACTCTCAGCAGCCTCCAGAGCAGCAGTGAATAAAGTTCTTGACAGAATCAATGCTCGTGGCAACAAGAAGAGTGATGATACTGCTCAGAACTGTGACTCCGCAAAG CTGGATAAAGGGAAGCAAACCGTAACTGACAACGATCTACAGGACAGGGAACGTGGTCAGTTTGGTTactgtgatgatgatgaggagatGAATGATTCAGACTGGGAAGACTGTCCTATTCCTAGTCCTGCCAAATCTGTTGATGTGGAGGTTGATGATAACAAAGATTTAACCATTGAGCTTGATGATTTGCCTCCTGATGATAAGAGGCAGAAGAACACTTACCGGGCAACAGGACAAGACAAG GAACGGGCGGAACTTGTCCACAAGGTTCACTTGCTATGTCTGCTTGCAAGAGGGAGGATAGTTGACAACGCTTGTAACGATCCCTTGATTCAG GCTTCCTTGCTTTCACTTCTACCGTCATACTTAACAAAAATACCAAATCTAGGGAAAGTTACTGTTAGGGATGTAGCTCCTCTTCTCCGTTGG GTTCGTGGAAACTTTGCTGTTAGGTGTACTCCTAGCTCTGAGAAGTCTTTTCGTACTTCTCTAGCATTTGCTCTTGAATCTCGTAGAGGCACGTCTGAAGAG cTTGGAGCACTGTCTGTTGCTTTGCTTAGAGCATTAAAGCTTACAACTCG GTTTGTATCTATTCttgatgttgcctcgttaaaacctggGGCCGACAAGGATGAGTCTCCAGGTCCAAAAAAAGCTAAAACTAAGCATGGGATATTCAGGAACTCAACTCTTATGGTACCAAAACATCAAGCCATCTCATCACACCCAAACAAATCTTCTGAGCCTCAGCATGAGAACCCTCTGGGCTCTGATCAGTTGCAAGACACTAAGGCCAACTCATCCTGTGAAGCAGGAACGTCGAGCAAATCAGACGGGACAAGGAGGAGAGGAGATGTAGAGTTCGAGATGCAATTAGCCATGGCTTTGGCTGCAACTGCAACTGTaaacaacaaccaacagagaACGGAAGCAAccgagaaaaagaaaacaacgaAAGCAAGTGATGGCTTGTCGATTCCTGACCAAGTAATGTCCACAGCCTTCGGTTCCAAGAAAGTGGACTCACCTCTCTGTTGGGCTGAGGTGTACTGCAATGGAGAAAACATGGATGGGAGATGGGTCCACGTAGACGCTCTTAACGGAACGATAGATGCAGAACAAAACGTAGAAGCTGCAGCTTCTGCTTGCAAGATGTTTCTTAGATACGTTGTTGCCTTCTCCGGTGGTGGAGCCAAAGATGTCACTCGCAGGTACTGCACAAAGTGGCACACGATCTCATCAAAACGGGTGAACTCATCGTGGTGGGATATGGTGTTAGCACCGTTACGAGAGCTAGAGGCAGCCTCAAGCTTAATCCGTCTTGCTAACCGTGCAAGTAGCTCGTCCTTTGGTGTGAGGACTGCTGTTGAAGATATTGAGTTAGCTACTAGGGCACTTACTGAGCCTCTTCCCACTAACCAGCAG GCTTATAAGAGTCACGAACTCTATGCTATTGAGAAATGGCTTCATAAGAACCAGATACTTCACCCAAAAGGTCCGGTTCTCGGGTTCTGCGCTGGTCATTCCGTTTATCCTCGAACCTGTGTGCAGACTCTTAGAACTAAAGAGAGTTGGCTTCGTGATGGGCTTCAGCTTAAGGCCAATGAAGTTCCCTTAAAG ATTCTCAAGCGTAACGCAAAGGtcaaaaaagtaaaagattttGGAGATGGGAACAAGGACAGTGAAGATGGTTCTCGGTGCATGGAGCTATACGGGAAGTGGCAAATGGAACCGTTGTGTCTCCCTCATGCTGTTAATGGGATTGTGCCTAAG AACGAGCGTGGTCAAGTTGATGTCTGGTCTGAGAAATGTCTCCCACCTGGAACAGTCCACTTAAGGTTTCCTCGAATATTTTCAATTGCTAAGAGATTTGGAATAGATTATGCTCCTGCAATGGTTGGTTTCGAATACAAAAGTGGACGTGCTACTCCTGTTTTCGAAGGTATTGTGGTCTGTACCGAGTTCAAAGACACAATCCTCGAG GCATATGcagaagaaagagaaatgagagaagaagaggagagaaagCGAAACGAAGCACAAGCAGCTTCGCGATGGTATCAGCTTCTTTCGTCTATCTTAACCCGTGAGAGGTTGAAGAACCGTTACGCTAATAACTCAGAGGATGATGTTGTCAAAACGAGGAGTTTGGAAACGAAACCAGAGACGGTTGTTAGGGAGGAGAATGTAAAAACACCTAAAAAGCAAGGAGGGGTTAAGAGAGGAAGGTCAGGAGGAAGAAAGAGTCGTAGTGAAGATGAAAACCGTGAGCATGGAgatggagaaggagatgaaCATGAGCATGTGTTTCTTGATGAGGAAGAAACCTTTGATGAGAAAACCTCAGTAAAAACTAAACGCTGCAAATGTGGCTTTTCAGTCCAAGTTGAACAAATGTAG